The following nucleotide sequence is from Juglans microcarpa x Juglans regia isolate MS1-56 chromosome 6D, Jm3101_v1.0, whole genome shotgun sequence.
AAACCCATTGAAATTTCTGTCTATACCCATGAATTAATTAACAAGGAAAATGAAAGATCGGAACTAAAATCAGAACTGCTATGCTGAGAGTACGtggtagctagctaggataTTGATCCACCAAAGAGAGAAATTAAAATGACTTACCACCTTGGTTTAGTAGGTTTCTAACTGAGATCATGTTTGTCGTTTGTGGGATTAATTCTTGGGGTGTCTTTTAGGAATAGCAAAAGTACTAGCTCTAATTAGGTTTGCAGAAAGTCACGTTGAGACGCCCATGCATCAGTACTATTAATAAAGTTGCAATATTATTGCTTAAAAAGAAGCGAAAATTATGTGCCATATATATCCTCGTACGTTGTTTGCTATTTCTTCGGGTTCTGACtgttaattttttagtttcctcttttagtttataaatattttcaatcgtagaatatataattactacataaattttttgaaaaaagtgaacaaataaaatatctatatgaaaaaaattaattttttaattataaatctcactcttttttaaatcaattatatattattgacacactctataattatacataacattactcaaatacgAGTGGCCTTCGCTCAATATGGTGCGTGGCAGCCGTTGCAGCTGAAGCAGATCCTCTACTACTGCTAGTCTACTCACCACACGAGCGGGGTGATCACCTGATCATCTCCACCCATCCTCACAGCCCCTTCGAAACCCCTTAGTTGGAGGCCACCATCCGCAAACACGAGTTAAAAAAGCTGCTATCAAAAGACAGCTCTTGAATAATTGACAAAAGCTCCCAAGTCGACCTGAACTTCCACGAGTTCTAAGCAAGGCTAATTTGTTTTCTCTGACCAACACAAACTCAATCCACCTTGCTAGCTTGATGGTTGACACGATATTTCTTATCAGGAGAGAAGACCACTTTGGTTGTTATGAAATGCTTGATCTATAagaatcttataataaaataaaatttatatattaatatagtttaatatagtaCATTAGATtagaaattactttttattgtaaaagatATCTGGGCATAACACTACGGAttgactcaagtggtaaaggctttAGTTTTGGTGGTATGCTCAACCCAAGGCCGTCTAAGATTCGAATCCCACTTGATGCAAACAATCTTTAAGAACTATCTgattggaagattttttttaaaattaaccTGTGCATTTCCAAAATTAATTGGAATGTTATTCCTAAACATCctgtgccaataaaaaaaatatagcatattaatttataaattttttgttgtaaaataaaaataccgtATTGGTTGAGCACCATCAAAATTAATAACCAATTAATGCTTGGGTCTGGCTGCCGCAATGTTTTGGATACAAAATTAAACTGGCTAAGTACTGCATTTTATATGTGTTTAGCCAAACGAGGCCAGGCCCAGCCAATTTCCTGACCTGGACGTGGCACGGCAAACAAACATGTGTAGGGCTCAGTTTTGGAATGGGCGAGCAACGAGGGCCTCACTTCCTGTCATAGATTTTGCAGAATTTCAATTTTGCCTGACCAAAAGATTGAAAACATGATGCCAAGCTTGATCCTCCAGATCGAGGACGTACGTGTTTTGGctcaccaaaaaaaaatatataaataaaacaaaaacaatgatCTATcgatttgaattattttatataaaaaagaatgagatttattattaaaaaattaattttttttatttgtctcttatttatttattttttttcaaaatgattgtacaaCGCTTACGCACtctacaattacaaatatcatttctgaTTATGAAACGAAAAATGTTGTTTGTGTAACAAGATTCTCAacaaatgtaaatgtaaatcCCACATAAGCATTCAATTactattatatctattttttcttatatatattagactatcTAATTCAGTGAAGCGAAAGATCTTATAAAATTGTTCCGTTTTGCACTCAAACCCTTACAAGTCGAGACAGAAATTGAATTGCGAAAATCTATTATCCttgcatatatttatatgatactATCAACTTTTGACTGTTGACACTATAtatatcaactttttttttttttaataagatacTATATTCAACATGATTGATCATAAGATTTTGCAGTaatgttaatatttattatctatcatcattaaaaaatgaacaataatatacatcacactctcatcctattttaatCATACTAAGTAATATGTggtacatttatcaccattagatgataaagaagcatgcaataaatgatcatttaataatgataaaatttagtgagatgaaagtgagatggtagtatagtgtataaaattttccttaaaaaataagataagtaTTTAATGTTTCTCTTTGCTGGACTCTGGCTCTGCCATTGGATATATACACACACGGTTCAATTTACCCAAGTGGTACTAACCAAAAGCCATGCACACACGTATCTCCAAAATACATATGGTAATGCCATCTTTCACAAATAGACCAACAGCAAATGGATGACAACATGACCTCCCTCCAAACCCCCCAACCCCCATCTGAAACGACATGTTTCTCATGCAACACTTCCTCTATCCAACATGTGTATTCCCCATCCTCCACGTGTCCACCCCACCCCCCTCATTACAACCCACATGAAACCCCCTCCCTTTGCTTTCTAAGTATCTATATCCgccatcctctctctctctctctcagaaacCGAAGCAACTAGCAATATCGCACAcccacaaaacacaaaaatatacCGCCATGGCCGAGCAGTACCAACAACAACGCCCCAGTACCGATACCGGCATGAAAGGCATGTTCTCTGGAAAGGGTCAGGGTCAGGGTCCCCCGACTTCGAAAGTTATAGCAGTTGTCACTCTCCTACCCCTCGCCGGTTTCTTTCTCCTTCTTTCTGGTCTCACGCTCGTGGCAACGCTCATCGGGCTAGCTGTATCCACCCCGCTGTTCGTCATTTGCAGCCCGGTTTTGGTCCCGGCGGCAGTAGTCATTGCCTTGGCAGTGACCGGGTTTTTGGCGTCGGGAGCTTTCGGTATCACCGGGCTCTCGTCGCTCTCGTGGATAGCCAACTATCTGCGTCGAACAAGGGTGCCGGAGCAACTCGAACATGCAAAGCGGCGGGCCCAGGAGGCGGCTGGGCAGATGGGTCAGACTGTCACCGGAAAGGCCCAGGAAACAGCTGGAAAGGCTCAAGAGGCTGGGAGGGGTGAAGAAAAACGAACATGAAAACGATCGACGCCTTAGTGTTGTGAGCCTTGTGAACTAGCTAGTTTGGTCAATGTCTTCTTTGTTTACCTTAATTTGTATGTGTAAGCTAGGAAGAAGTCTCAGTGGTAAATAGTTCTGGGTTTTCAAGTAAATATCAGTGTAATAAAAAAGGGTTATTGCAGAAGAAAAGGCAAGctaggcatgcatgcatatttggCAGTGTCTACGCATTTTGTTTATAAACATCGATATCTGATGTTATGTTGGGATTTATGAGTGAGTATATACGTAGTAGTGTATGATCTTTTCGAATATCATACACTACTACGtatatactactatatactCACCATATAGTAGTAGTAGTGTAGAACAGtatttttctcagaaaaatgATGCCTTTTAAGCACCTGAAGGGAATTTTTGCATCTGGGTGCATGGGGGCGCATCATGTATTAATTAGGGTACGCAGGGATACAATGTTAATTGGGCAGCCTAAGACGAAgacattaattttcttattttatctttggGGGTCGATAGATTATGCTACTTATAATGATTTACAGAGGAATACTGTTCtagagattataaaattattaggtATTCTTGTGAGAATCGctatctatgtatatatatacgtacgtacgtacgtatttCACTCTCTATGagatttgttgtttttttttttaatgattccTAATGGTTGGATTTTCCTTCTAAGAGTCATGTAGACTACTCTAATTTGGTAATGGAAGAAAACAATTCAAGTAACACCCAAGAAAATATCACGAAGATATAAATATAGTAGATACAAACAGTGATTTTATGGTATCTAGAGTTTGATATCACTACAATACAATTGAATTTTTGTGAcggttttgaatttttgatgttaaaaaaaatcattttctatgaGTCTGTGATGGTTGCAACAAACCGTCACTAAATGTGGACGAGAAATGATTATATGTTTGAACTTAATTCAGATGATGTCATTTTGAAATGAGTACATgcaaatgtataaaatattacgTTTAAACGGTTCATATACTTTCAAATATTAAGCCCACTTACGTTTGAACGTGTAAGTTATTCATTCGAACGTTC
It contains:
- the LOC121268816 gene encoding oleosin H2-like, which produces MAEQYQQQRPSTDTGMKGMFSGKGQGQGPPTSKVIAVVTLLPLAGFFLLLSGLTLVATLIGLAVSTPLFVICSPVLVPAAVVIALAVTGFLASGAFGITGLSSLSWIANYLRRTRVPEQLEHAKRRAQEAAGQMGQTVTGKAQETAGKAQEAGRGEEKRT